AGCGGCGGTGACGAGCCGCTGATCTCCCGCCAGGACCTCGGCGGGTGGATCGAGGGGCCGGGGGCAGGGAGCATCGGCGGACGATGGCCCGGTGATCTGCTCGGACTGCCCGAGCACGGACCCGCATCGATGGCCACGGCGGCCCGCCGCGCCGCCGCCCTCGTGATCGACTGGGCGCTCGCCCTCCTCGTGTCGGGCCTCGCCTTCGGGGGCGACCCGATCGCCACCCTCCTCGTCTTCGCGGCGATGCACGTGGTCGGCCTCAGCCTGCTCGCCACCACGGTGGGCAAGGCCCTGTGCCGGATCCAGGTGGTCGCCGTGGGCGGGCGCACGGCCCCGGTGCACCGCGTGCTGATCCGCACGGCGCTGCTGTGCCTGGTCCTGCCGGCCGTCGTGGTCGGCCCCGACGGCCGCGGCATGCACGATCGTGCCGCGGACACCGTCGAGCTGCGCATGTGACCGCACGGGCCGGGCGGGCGGCCGCCCCAGGACACGACGACGCCCCACCGGTCCACCGGTGGGGCGTCGTCGTCGGTGCCGGGTCAGCGGCCGCGCAGGCCGCGGCGATCGGGGCGGGCGCGCATCGGGTCCACGCCCTTGGGGATGGGCAGGCGCTGGGCGCCGAGCGCGTTCAGCCGCTTGTCCACGGCCGCGACCTCCTGGGCCGTGAGCTTCTTCGGGAGGGCCTTGAGCGTCTTGGGCACCTCGTGCAGCGGCGTCTGGCCCTCGCCGCGGCCGGTCTGCACCACGTGGACGGGCACGCCCGGCAGGAAGCGCTCCATCGCGCGCTCCTCCTTGGACAGGAGCTTGCCGACACGCTGGACGGGACCCTCCGTCACCAGCACCACGCCCGGGCGGCCGACGGCCCGGTACACCAGGTCCTGCGTCTTCGGGTTCATCGCCACGGGCTGCTCGGACACGATCCAGCCGCGGCCCAGCGAGGACAGCGTGGCCCCCGCGGCGCCGGTCTGGCCCTCGAGGCGCGAGTACATCGCCTTCTCGCCCAGGCGGTTCATCACGATCACCGCGGCGAGCACGCCGAACGGGAGGGCGATCAGCAGCCACGTGATCCAGTTCTCCAGCAGCAGGCCGATGAGCAGCCCCACCAGCAGCGCGGCGCCGAACGCCAGACCCATCCAGAGGAGCAGTCGCGGCTCGTGCTCCCTGGTGACGGCGTAGACCTGCTTCAGCTGCGTGACGATGCCCGGTCCGCCGGCGGAGCGCTTGCGGGCGCGGTCGGCCTTGGCGTCCGCCTTGAGCTGGCGGCGCCGATCGCGCTGCATCGCCTTGACCTCCTTGAGGGAGGCCGCGGTGGAGCCGGACGAGGACGCAGGGGTGGGGGTGTTCTTGGCCATGGTGGATCCAGTCTACCGGCGGGTCTCAGGACATCCGGGCGACGACGGCGGCCGCCTCCTGCGTGGCCGTGCGCTCGCCCATGAGGTGCTGGAGATGGGCGGGCACCTCCCGGCCGAGGCGCTCCATCGCCTGCGCGTAGAGCTTGCCCGCGCGGTACGAGGAGCGCACGAGGGGGCCGGCCATGACGCCGGCGAAGCCGATCTCCTCGGCCCGCTCGGACCACTGCACGAACTCCTGAGGGCGCACCCACCGGTCGATCGGGTGGTGCAGCTTGGAGGGTCGGACGTACTGGGTGACCGTGATGATGTCGCAGCCGGCCTCGTGGAGGTCCACGAGCGCCTGGTCGATCTCCTCGTCGGTCTCGCCCATCCCGAGGATCAGGTTGGACTTGGTGACGAGCTCCTGCTCCTTCGCCATGGTAAGCACGCGCAGCGACTTCTCGTAGGTGAAGGCCGGGCGGATCCGCTTGAAGATGCGCGGCACGGTCTCCAGGTTGTGCGCGAACACCTCGGGGCGGGCGTCGAACACCTGCTGCACGAGCTCGGGGACGGCGCCGAAGTCCGGGGGCAGGATCTCCACGCCCGTGCTGGGGTTCAGCTCGTGGATGCGGCGGATGGTCTCCCCGTAGAGCCAGGCCGCGCCGTCCTTCTGGTCGTCGCGGGCGACGCCGGTCACGGTGCAGTAGCGCAGGTCCATCTCGCGGATGTTCTCCGCGACCCGCCGGGGCTCGTCCCGGTCCAGCGGCAGCGGGCGGCCCGTCGCGATGTCGCAGAAGTCGCAGCGACGGGTGCAGATGTCGCCGCCGATCAGGAACGTGGCCTCCCGGTCCTCCCAGCACTCGAAGATGTTGGGGCAGCCGGCCTCCTCGCACACGGTGTGCAGGCCGGACTTCTTCACCGTGTTCTTGAGTCCCACGTATTCGGGTCCCATGTGGACCTTGGCCTTGATCCATTCGGGCTTGCGCTCGACGGGGACCTCGGCGTTGCGGGCCTCGACGCGGAGCAGGCGACGGCCCTCGGGTGCGGCGGTCATGCGGGCGTTCCTTCCGTGGGGGTCAGGGCGATGTGCTGGGGGCCCAGGTCCTCGACGTGGCGCACGAGGACGGGCAGGACGTCGGCCGGGGTCAGGGTGCGGCCGGCCTCCGCGGACAGGGTGGTGGTGGCGGCGTCGGCGATCCCGCACGCCACGATGGTCCCGTAGGGCTCCAGTGAGTTGGAGCAGTTCAGGGCGAAGCCGTGCATGGACACGCCCTCATGGATGGACAGCCCGATCGCGCCCAGCTTGCGGTCCGGGCGCGGGGTGCCGTCGGGGGCCTCGTCGGCGAGGATCCAGATCCCCGCGCGGCCGTCCACGCGCACGGCGGTGACGCCGTGGTCCGCCGCGGTGCGGATCAGCACCTCCTCGAGGAACCACACGTAGTCCTTGACGTGGGCGCGGTCCCGCAGGCGCACCACAGGGTAGCCGACCAGCTGGCCGGGGCCGTGCCACGTGATCTTGCCCCCGCGGTCCACGTCCACGACGCGGGACCCGTCCGTGGGCCGCTCCGCGTCCTCGGTGCGGCGCCCCGCGGTGTACACGGCCTCGTGCTCGAGCAGGAGGATCTCACCGGGGGACCGGCCGGCGACGACGTCGGCGTGCAGGCCCCGCTGCAGGTCCCACGCGTGCTCGTAGTCGACGAGGTCGGGGGCGAGGCCGAGGACACGGACGGGGGGCAGGTCGGACGCGGGCATGGCCTCCACTGTAGTCGCCGCCCCGACGGGCCTGTGGACGGCCGCCCCGTGGTCCGTGCGCCTGCGGCAGGCTGGTGCCGACACGACGCGAGGAGCGCCGGCCGAGACGCGGCCCGCGCGGGGAGCGGGGGAGGACCCGGGATGCGCACGGAGGACGGATGGGACCCGGAGGACGGGTCGGCGGCGGTTCCGGCCGCCGCGGAGCCGCCGCGGGTCGAGGGCTGGACGGCCCGCGCCCTGATCGGGGAGGGCGCCCAGGCGGAGGTGTGGCTGGTGCGCTCCCCGCAGGGGGAGGAGGCCGTGCTGAAGGTGGCCCGGGCGGGCGAGGACCCCGCGGCGGTGGCCGCCGAGGCCGAGGCCTACGGGCACCTGCACCACCCCCACCTGCTGCGCGTGCTGGGGACCGTGTCCACCGACCGGGGCACGGGCGTGCTCACCGAGCGGCTGCCCGCGGGGAACCTCGGGTCCATGGTCCAGGACGCCGGGCCGCTGCGGCCAGGACAGGCGGTGACGGTGCTGGTGCCCGTCGCGCAGGCCCTGGCGCACCTGCACGCGCACGGTGTCGTGCACGGGGACGTCGCCCCGGGCAACGTCCTGTTCGCCGTGGACGGACGTCCGGCGCTGTCGGATCTGGGCGTCGCGCGCGTCGTGGGCGGCCCGCGGGGCCGGGGCGGCACGCCCGGCTTCCTCGCCCCCGAACGCCGCGACGGGGACCAGGGCGCGCGAGTCGGCGACGGCGCCGCCGCGGACGTGTACGCGTGGGCCGCTCTGGGCTGGTACGCGCTGACGGGACGGGCCCCCGGAGCCCGGGAGCACCGGGCGCCGCTGCCCGTGCTCGTCCCGGACGTGCCGGTCGAGCTGGCGCTGCTGCTGGACGCCGCCCTGGACCCCGACCCCGCGCGGAGGCCGAGCGCGGCCGACGCCGCCGTGGCCGCCTACGACGCCGCCGCGCCGGAGCCGGTCCCCCTGCACGACTCGGCGCCGCCCGAGGTGGCCCATCTGCTGCCCACCCTCATCCCGCCGGAGCGGGCGGCGGGGGCCGCCCACGGGGCGCGCCCCCGACGGGGAGGGAGCAGGCGCGCCCGGACGAGCGCGGATGCGGTCCGGGGGGACGGCCGGCAGGTCGGCCGCGTGGGGACCGACGGTGGCCGCCGGAGCGGGCGGCCGGGGCGACGGGTGGCGCTGCTCGCTCTCGCCGGGGTCGTCGTCGCCGGCTTGGCCTCCGGGGCCGCCCTGCTCTCGCGGGGCGAGCCCGGTCCGGAGGCCCCCGGGATCGCCGCGCCGGCCGCGCCGACGGCGACCCCGACCGCCTCCTCCGACCCGACCGGCCCGACCCCGACCCCCGCGCCACGGGCGGAGGGGACTGCGGCGGCGGCACCGACGGCCGTCCCCGCGGGCGACGCGCTGCAGGACCTCCTCGACGGCCTGGCGGAGGCCCGCACCGCGGCGCTCGCCGACCCGCGCCCCGAGCGGCTCTCCGCCTACGCCGCCGCGGACGGGCCGGCGTGGCGGCGGGACCGGTCCATCCAGGAGGAGCTGGACGCCGGCGGCTACGCCTTCTCCGGTCTGGCGGTGGGGCTGGTCGCGGACGGGGCGGCGTCCCCGGCCGGGCCGGACCGGCTGAGAGTCCCAGCGCGCCTGACCCTCAGCGCGCACACCGTCCTGGACGAGGCCGGCGCCCCGGTGGACCAGGTGCC
This Micrococcus flavus DNA region includes the following protein-coding sequences:
- a CDS encoding protein kinase domain-containing protein codes for the protein MRTEDGWDPEDGSAAVPAAAEPPRVEGWTARALIGEGAQAEVWLVRSPQGEEAVLKVARAGEDPAAVAAEAEAYGHLHHPHLLRVLGTVSTDRGTGVLTERLPAGNLGSMVQDAGPLRPGQAVTVLVPVAQALAHLHAHGVVHGDVAPGNVLFAVDGRPALSDLGVARVVGGPRGRGGTPGFLAPERRDGDQGARVGDGAAADVYAWAALGWYALTGRAPGAREHRAPLPVLVPDVPVELALLLDAALDPDPARRPSAADAAVAAYDAAAPEPVPLHDSAPPEVAHLLPTLIPPERAAGAAHGARPRRGGSRRARTSADAVRGDGRQVGRVGTDGGRRSGRPGRRVALLALAGVVVAGLASGAALLSRGEPGPEAPGIAAPAAPTATPTASSDPTGPTPTPAPRAEGTAAAAPTAVPAGDALQDLLDGLAEARTAALADPRPERLSAYAAADGPAWRRDRSIQEELDAGGYAFSGLAVGLVADGAASPAGPDRLRVPARLTLSAHTVLDEAGAPVDQVPGSDEGVVLTLVRGGDRWLVHGVDPR
- the lipB gene encoding lipoyl(octanoyl) transferase LipB; its protein translation is MPASDLPPVRVLGLAPDLVDYEHAWDLQRGLHADVVAGRSPGEILLLEHEAVYTAGRRTEDAERPTDGSRVVDVDRGGKITWHGPGQLVGYPVVRLRDRAHVKDYVWFLEEVLIRTAADHGVTAVRVDGRAGIWILADEAPDGTPRPDRKLGAIGLSIHEGVSMHGFALNCSNSLEPYGTIVACGIADAATTTLSAEAGRTLTPADVLPVLVRHVEDLGPQHIALTPTEGTPA
- the lipA gene encoding lipoyl synthase, with product MTAAPEGRRLLRVEARNAEVPVERKPEWIKAKVHMGPEYVGLKNTVKKSGLHTVCEEAGCPNIFECWEDREATFLIGGDICTRRCDFCDIATGRPLPLDRDEPRRVAENIREMDLRYCTVTGVARDDQKDGAAWLYGETIRRIHELNPSTGVEILPPDFGAVPELVQQVFDARPEVFAHNLETVPRIFKRIRPAFTYEKSLRVLTMAKEQELVTKSNLILGMGETDEEIDQALVDLHEAGCDIITVTQYVRPSKLHHPIDRWVRPQEFVQWSERAEEIGFAGVMAGPLVRSSYRAGKLYAQAMERLGREVPAHLQHLMGERTATQEAAAVVARMS
- a CDS encoding DUF4191 domain-containing protein; amino-acid sequence: MAKNTPTPASSSGSTAASLKEVKAMQRDRRRQLKADAKADRARKRSAGGPGIVTQLKQVYAVTREHEPRLLLWMGLAFGAALLVGLLIGLLLENWITWLLIALPFGVLAAVIVMNRLGEKAMYSRLEGQTGAAGATLSSLGRGWIVSEQPVAMNPKTQDLVYRAVGRPGVVLVTEGPVQRVGKLLSKEERAMERFLPGVPVHVVQTGRGEGQTPLHEVPKTLKALPKKLTAQEVAAVDKRLNALGAQRLPIPKGVDPMRARPDRRGLRGR
- a CDS encoding RDD family protein — translated: MAHRASDPQDRPRDAGPSADGRPSGGDEPLISRQDLGGWIEGPGAGSIGGRWPGDLLGLPEHGPASMATAARRAAALVIDWALALLVSGLAFGGDPIATLLVFAAMHVVGLSLLATTVGKALCRIQVVAVGGRTAPVHRVLIRTALLCLVLPAVVVGPDGRGMHDRAADTVELRM